TACAAGTAGCAATCCACCAGAAAGTTAGAAAGACAAAGAAAGCTGCTCACACAAAAAGGTTGACAAGATTCCTCCTACCCATTGCTTCACGCAATTAATCTCAACGACTACTTTTTAACACCTGCATTGTCTTTTGCATAAAGTTGATCAGAACCAACCCCCGACCTctcatttgtttgattttctgtTGATCTCATGACAGATCACACTTTGAACCTCATTACAGCAACATAAGATTCAAGGCTGAGATGTTTGAAAATTTGTCACTGAAGACTAGTTATTAGAAGTCTTCTTTTTGTAAAGTGAAACTGTGATGCTGCTGCTAGGGTTAATTATGGGCTGCAAATGAAGCTTCAAGCCATAACCATTGACGGCTAAAAGAGCTCAATGTGAAGCTCTGTTTCAATTTGGTGGCAAACACACAGGTGCAACAAATATAGGAATAATGAAACATTCGCAAAACACTTCAAAAATGTGCTGTTTTCTATTCACTTCTTGGTCTATTGCAAACACAAGTTGCTTTAACAAAGTCTAAAATTGGCATCGGTTGGATTTCAAAATAAGTAGCTGTAGCAAGGTATGCACATGATAAACCGATGTATATTTTAAACCAGACGGTTGAAAAAATGGTAAGGTAAACGAGCACGACAGTCAAAACAACTACCAACATAAAATTTACCAAGCACTTCAATGTGGACAGTTCCTCTtcgcctcctcctcctcctcctcctcctcctccttcacTAGGGAAATGGCCTTGAGTATTGAAATCAGAAAGTAAGTTGTCCTTGAGCTGGAATGTATCCGTTAACCAAGAAGCTGCATCCGCGATAGACTCTGGGATGTCTTCGATAGGGATACGGCGAACATGAATGTGAACTTCTGAAGGATCCACGCCAAACGCATTGTCCATAAATGAAGGGCATTGATTCTTGTATGCGATTGTCAAGTCATAAACTGCACCACATTTTGGAATATGAAGgcacatataaatataacagGAATGGAATGTTAAGACAAGATaaattggagagagagagaaaatggggTTACAAACACATAATTTCCAGAATACCAATAAGAGAGTGGAAGTCTTGTGTAAATAACCTGCATCCAAAGAACTTCTTAGAGCTTCCAAGCAAGCACAAAAACCTTTCGTTCTTGGAAGCAGGACATGTGACAGTACAGGAAGTCCAGTTTCAGCAGCAAATATCTGActctttttgcatttttcttcacTGTATACAAAACAAGGgggtaaaaaacaaaacaactaaATATCTACATACATTATTCTCTTAAAATGAATAACGAAGAATATTCTGAATGCACCATAAAAATTTGCAAGTTGGAAATATGCCTTATGACAGTATGAGATGAAACCAATATTAGAAAGGTGACTGGTGAATGTAGAAATGGGGTCCAAAGGTAACTCAGTGCAGAGAAGTCCAGCAAAATTAGGCAATACTGTGGGTTTCAGAGAATAGGATTCTAAAAAAATCTCATTGCAGAACATAAACATGAGAAAGGATTCTCGAACTCATTGTCAACTGTCAAAATTGTGAAACTAACAGTCTAAGTTCAAACAAtatggattttcttttgctgaAGTTAGAAAAAGAAGCACTGGAGGTCAAATAATCTcgaatatgataaattcaatATAATAATCTGAAAATACATGCACACAGATTGATAAGAAAGGCAGAGGGGGGGGCTAATAAGCAGTACTTATAATCAGTTCCTTCAGGAAAAATGGCGAGCCACAGAGGGTCTGCAGGATCAGCAAAGGACGAAAGCAATTTGCGCATAACTGGTTCATCAACTTCCCACTTCCTCTTCAAAGGGATAAACTCCAAAACATGAAAGCCCCAACCGAAGACAGGCAGCTTCATGAGGCTGCTCTTGAGGACATATTTGATGTGGCCGAGGGACCCTTTTCGCAATGCAAGATCCCACAAGTACATCCAATCAACCTCAGTTTTATGATTGGCAATGAGCAGAGTGCGTTCTTTCGGGGGCACTGTGTCACCAGTAAAAACCACTTTGGTCC
The window above is part of the Prunus dulcis chromosome 1, ALMONDv2, whole genome shotgun sequence genome. Proteins encoded here:
- the LOC117614580 gene encoding probable 1-acyl-sn-glycerol-3-phosphate acyltransferase 4 isoform X2, which encodes MDVCSPLKPDSKLKHRPLTPLRVVRGVICLVVFLSTAFMILVCFAPIIAVILRLLSIHCSRKAISLLFGIWLALWPFLFEKINGTKVVFTGDTVPPKERTLLIANHKTEVDWMYLWDLALRKGSLGHIKYVLKSSLMKLPVFGWGFHVLEFIPLKRKWEVDEPVMRKLLSSFADPADPLWLAIFPEGTDYNEEKCKKSQIFAAETGLPVLSHVLLPRTKGFCACLEALRSSLDAVYDLTIAYKNQCPSFMDNAFGVDPSEVHIHVRRIPIEDIPESIADAASWLTDTFQLKDNLLSDFNTQGHFPSEGGGGGGGGGGEEELSTLKCLVNFMLVVVLTVVLVYLTIFSTVWFKIYIGLSCAYLATATYFEIQPMPILDFVKATCVCNRPRSE
- the LOC117614580 gene encoding probable 1-acyl-sn-glycerol-3-phosphate acyltransferase 4 isoform X1, whose product is MSCIEGGFSWNEMDVCSPLKPDSKLKHRPLTPLRVVRGVICLVVFLSTAFMILVCFAPIIAVILRLLSIHCSRKAISLLFGIWLALWPFLFEKINGTKVVFTGDTVPPKERTLLIANHKTEVDWMYLWDLALRKGSLGHIKYVLKSSLMKLPVFGWGFHVLEFIPLKRKWEVDEPVMRKLLSSFADPADPLWLAIFPEGTDYNEEKCKKSQIFAAETGLPVLSHVLLPRTKGFCACLEALRSSLDAVYDLTIAYKNQCPSFMDNAFGVDPSEVHIHVRRIPIEDIPESIADAASWLTDTFQLKDNLLSDFNTQGHFPSEGGGGGGGGGGEEELSTLKCLVNFMLVVVLTVVLVYLTIFSTVWFKIYIGLSCAYLATATYFEIQPMPILDFVKATCVCNRPRSE